A genome region from Nocardia sp. NBC_00565 includes the following:
- a CDS encoding phospholipase C, with protein MCAASPFSGLNRRQFLAKAAAAGAVGALASWANPVIERAYAADPAGTGGLGDIEHFVLLMQENRSFDHYFGTVSGVRGFGEASKAWQQYGWTPGVGPSADGFINPFRLDTTRGATLDGECINDPDHTWGGMHRAWNGGANDQWMPMSIDSVGPANAPAAMGYYLREDIPIHHELADAFTLCDNYHCSVLGPTDPNRLYWVSATIDPDGVAGGPLLRTPTVIPQHVYSWRTYPENLSEAGVSWKIYHNRDVGPLSSVLLDGMLGCFTQSADPSSELARRGLAPVYPNDFQADVANDTLPAVSWVIPALINCEHPALPAAFGAYGIVQLLDILTSNPKVWEKTALIISYDENGGFFDHVTPPTAPAGTPGEFVTVPLDRVPASNGIAGPIGLGYRVPGLVISPYSRGGLVASETFDHTSQLRLLETRFGVEVPNLTRWRRGVTGDMTSAFDFGSTPNVAKPVLSDPKPKMDAAVAQCGPNIALGTTTAGVPYPVPPNQVPTQQPGTRRRPSGIVRG; from the coding sequence ATGTGCGCCGCGAGTCCGTTCAGCGGTCTCAACCGTAGGCAGTTCCTCGCGAAGGCCGCCGCGGCCGGAGCTGTCGGCGCACTGGCATCGTGGGCCAACCCGGTCATCGAACGCGCCTACGCCGCCGATCCGGCGGGCACCGGCGGCCTCGGCGATATCGAGCATTTCGTTCTGCTCATGCAGGAGAACCGCTCCTTCGACCACTATTTCGGCACCGTATCCGGCGTCCGCGGCTTCGGCGAGGCGTCGAAGGCCTGGCAGCAGTACGGGTGGACGCCCGGCGTCGGACCGAGCGCGGACGGTTTCATCAACCCGTTCCGCCTCGACACCACGCGCGGCGCCACCCTCGACGGCGAATGCATCAACGACCCGGACCACACCTGGGGTGGCATGCACCGAGCCTGGAACGGCGGCGCCAACGACCAGTGGATGCCGATGTCCATCGACAGCGTCGGCCCGGCCAACGCACCCGCGGCCATGGGCTACTACCTACGCGAGGACATCCCGATCCATCACGAGCTCGCCGACGCCTTCACCCTCTGCGACAACTACCACTGCTCGGTCCTCGGCCCCACCGACCCGAACCGGCTGTACTGGGTCAGCGCCACCATCGACCCGGACGGTGTGGCGGGCGGGCCGCTGCTGAGAACGCCGACCGTGATCCCGCAGCACGTGTACAGCTGGCGGACCTATCCGGAGAACCTCTCCGAGGCGGGCGTCAGCTGGAAGATCTACCACAACCGCGATGTCGGCCCGCTCTCCTCGGTACTCCTCGACGGGATGCTCGGTTGCTTCACCCAGTCCGCGGATCCGAGCTCCGAACTGGCGCGGCGTGGCCTTGCGCCGGTGTACCCGAACGACTTTCAGGCCGACGTCGCCAACGACACCCTGCCGGCCGTGTCCTGGGTGATCCCGGCGCTGATCAACTGTGAACATCCCGCGCTGCCCGCGGCGTTCGGCGCGTACGGCATCGTGCAGCTGCTCGACATCCTCACGTCGAACCCGAAGGTGTGGGAGAAGACCGCGCTGATCATCAGCTACGACGAGAACGGCGGCTTCTTCGACCACGTCACGCCGCCGACCGCACCGGCGGGCACGCCGGGCGAGTTCGTCACCGTACCGCTGGACCGGGTGCCGGCGTCGAATGGCATCGCGGGTCCGATCGGTTTGGGGTATCGCGTTCCCGGCCTGGTGATTTCGCCGTACAGCCGAGGTGGGCTGGTCGCCTCGGAGACCTTCGACCACACCTCCCAGCTGCGGCTGCTGGAGACCCGATTCGGCGTCGAGGTGCCGAATCTGACGCGCTGGCGGCGCGGTGTCACCGGCGATATGACCTCGGCCTTCGATTTCGGTTCGACCCCGAATGTGGCGAAGCCGGTGCTGAGCGATCCGAAGCCGAAGATGGATGCCGCGGTCGCGCAATGCGGTCCGAATATCGCACTGGGCACCACAACCGCGGGCGTTCCGTATCCGGTGCCGCCCAACCAGGTGCCGACCCAGCAACCCGGCACGCGGCGCAGGCCGAGCGGCATCGTCCGAGGATAG
- the coaE gene encoding dephospho-CoA kinase produces the protein MLRIGLTGGMGAGKSTVARILAELGAVIVDSDVIAREVVEPGTAGLAALVAAFGPDILAADSSLDRPALAAKAFGGDDARAMLNSILHPLIGKRTAELIAAAPSDAILVQDIPLLVENGIAPLMNLVLIVDVPTEIRIRRLVEFRGVSESDARARISAQATDEQRRAVADVLLDNSGAAGEIDPVVRQLWAQRLVPFEHNLRTGTPARRKEVRVVPANPEWAAQAQRLIARLWVACGSAASRIDHIGSTAVPGLPAKDVIDLQITVADLAAADGLRDALGAAGFPVRPDNTVDSPKPTAADPEGTDTALWAKRFHQNADPGRLANVHIRAAGSPGQEFALLFRDWLRADPAARAEYLEVKREGEAKAAGLTGEAATLAYLDVKEPWFEAAYDRASAWRGGVEH, from the coding sequence ATGTTACGGATCGGCCTCACCGGAGGCATGGGAGCGGGCAAGTCGACGGTGGCGCGGATTCTCGCCGAGCTCGGCGCGGTGATCGTCGATTCCGATGTCATCGCCAGGGAGGTCGTCGAGCCGGGTACTGCGGGCCTTGCGGCGTTGGTAGCGGCGTTCGGGCCCGACATCCTCGCCGCCGACAGCAGTTTGGACCGGCCCGCGCTGGCGGCCAAGGCATTCGGCGGCGACGATGCGCGCGCGATGCTGAATTCCATTCTTCACCCATTGATCGGTAAACGAACCGCGGAATTGATCGCCGCCGCGCCATCGGATGCGATTCTTGTCCAAGATATTCCGCTATTGGTCGAGAATGGTATCGCGCCGCTGATGAATCTCGTATTGATCGTGGATGTGCCGACAGAAATTCGGATACGACGTCTGGTGGAATTCCGCGGCGTTTCCGAATCGGATGCGCGGGCGCGTATTTCGGCGCAGGCCACCGACGAACAGCGGCGCGCCGTCGCGGATGTGCTGTTGGACAACAGCGGCGCGGCGGGGGAGATCGATCCGGTGGTGCGGCAATTGTGGGCGCAACGGCTGGTGCCGTTCGAACACAACCTGCGCACCGGAACGCCCGCGCGACGGAAAGAGGTGCGCGTCGTCCCCGCGAATCCGGAGTGGGCGGCGCAGGCGCAGCGACTGATCGCGCGGCTGTGGGTGGCGTGCGGTTCGGCGGCATCGCGGATCGACCACATCGGCTCGACCGCAGTGCCCGGCCTGCCCGCCAAGGATGTGATCGATCTGCAGATCACCGTCGCGGATCTGGCCGCGGCCGATGGGCTGCGGGATGCGTTGGGCGCGGCCGGGTTTCCGGTCCGGCCCGACAATACCGTGGACAGTCCGAAGCCGACGGCCGCGGATCCCGAAGGCACCGATACGGCGTTGTGGGCCAAGCGGTTTCACCAGAACGCCGATCCCGGACGGCTGGCCAATGTGCATATTCGGGCCGCGGGCTCACCGGGGCAGGAGTTCGCGCTGCTGTTCCGGGACTGGCTGCGTGCCGATCCGGCGGCGCGGGCCGAGTACCTCGAGGTCAAGCGCGAGGGCGAGGCCAAGGCCGCCGGGCTGACCGGCGAGGCCGCGACGCTGGCGTATCTGGATGTCAAGGAACCGTGGTTCGAGGCCGCCTACGACCGGGCATCGGCCTGGCGCGGCGGCGTCGAACACTGA
- a CDS encoding DUF402 domain-containing protein, giving the protein MSALIPLLAAAPAVTGIAGYVARDFRGLTPVHQPTTTVAPGPPMTTQLRPQVEHFNIAELTMTDPKGYVRPIDRVHVEPWGLYVARTVNGPRIQYLETWLLPELWLRVTIAHYQTGHHRDQDYCLHIGEYTRVEPKRWKSMDQYLEIAVRHGRTADLRGVDELLAAHAAGLIDTDHAHRALDRATTALASLAAHGHEVESWLATREITLTWM; this is encoded by the coding sequence ATGAGCGCTCTGATTCCATTGCTTGCCGCCGCGCCCGCTGTAACCGGAATCGCCGGTTACGTCGCACGTGACTTCCGCGGGCTCACGCCCGTGCACCAGCCAACCACTACCGTCGCACCGGGACCACCGATGACCACCCAGCTGAGACCCCAGGTAGAACACTTCAATATCGCCGAGCTGACCATGACCGACCCCAAGGGCTATGTGCGGCCGATCGACCGCGTGCACGTCGAGCCATGGGGCCTATATGTGGCGCGCACCGTCAACGGCCCGCGCATCCAATACCTCGAGACCTGGCTGCTGCCCGAGCTGTGGTTGCGCGTCACGATCGCGCACTATCAGACCGGACACCATCGGGACCAGGACTATTGCCTGCACATCGGCGAGTACACCCGGGTCGAGCCGAAGCGCTGGAAGTCCATGGACCAGTACCTGGAGATCGCGGTGCGCCACGGTCGCACGGCCGATCTGCGCGGTGTCGACGAACTGCTGGCCGCGCATGCGGCCGGTCTGATCGACACCGACCACGCACATCGCGCACTGGACCGGGCGACCACCGCGCTGGCGAGTCTGGCCGCGCACGGACACGAGGTCGAATCCTGGCTCGCCACCCGGGAGATCACACTGACCTGGATGTAG
- a CDS encoding TetR/AcrR family transcriptional regulator → MSESAVEFPSTAWERRKIEAMSRIQQVALDLFDEHGYRNVTVERVAAAARVSPSSVYRYFGTKEMLVLYDEADPRVLDVLRTAGGGEIVEPTELVRIARLIIPVLIESLLSAESERRIRRRLQYVAAIPEIRDGQTRQMRDMADQFRLLFAERTGRDPNDLTIGMAAAAGVWGGVAALDHWAATGFTERLKDVYTQAIGAIVDSIEVMFR, encoded by the coding sequence ATGTCCGAGTCCGCCGTGGAGTTTCCCTCGACCGCCTGGGAACGCAGGAAGATCGAGGCGATGAGCCGCATCCAGCAGGTGGCGCTGGATCTCTTCGACGAGCACGGATATCGCAATGTGACGGTGGAGCGGGTCGCGGCGGCGGCCCGAGTGTCGCCGAGTTCGGTCTACCGGTACTTCGGCACTAAGGAGATGCTCGTTCTCTACGACGAGGCCGATCCGCGGGTGCTCGACGTGCTGCGGACCGCGGGCGGTGGCGAGATCGTCGAGCCCACCGAACTGGTGCGGATCGCGCGACTGATCATTCCGGTGCTGATCGAATCGCTGCTGAGCGCGGAGTCCGAGCGCCGGATCCGCAGGCGACTGCAATATGTCGCGGCGATCCCGGAGATCAGAGACGGTCAGACCCGCCAGATGCGGGATATGGCCGACCAATTCCGGCTGCTGTTCGCCGAGCGTACCGGCCGTGACCCCAACGATCTGACGATCGGCATGGCGGCGGCCGCCGGGGTGTGGGGCGGCGTCGCGGCCCTGGACCATTGGGCCGCAACGGGTTTCACCGAGCGCCTGAAGGATGTCTACACGCAGGCGATCGGGGCGATCGTCGATTCGATCGAGGTCATGTTCCGGTAG
- a CDS encoding SDR family NAD(P)-dependent oxidoreductase translates to MTTLTSKYGPWGVIAGGSDGVGAAFAHALAARGMNVVLVARRAPVLAAFADEVRARHGVEVRTVVLDLAGAQAMADLERATADLEIGLFVYNAGGDDSSAAFLDKDLHTHLNLVHRNCASVLEAAYRFGAPMVARGRGAMVLVTSGAAWAGGAMLAAYGATKAFDLILAEGLWAEWHTSGVEVLGLVLGATDTPSMHRVLDPVGGHAGDLADPDDVAREALDHLADGPTWIFGQKTATSGSPFGAMSRRDAVLMMSRGKAGRATTS, encoded by the coding sequence ATGACCACTCTGACCAGCAAATATGGGCCGTGGGGCGTTATCGCTGGCGGCTCCGACGGCGTCGGAGCCGCATTCGCGCACGCACTGGCGGCCCGGGGCATGAACGTCGTACTAGTGGCACGGCGGGCGCCGGTGCTGGCTGCATTCGCCGACGAGGTGCGAGCTCGGCACGGCGTCGAGGTTCGTACGGTCGTGCTCGACCTCGCCGGCGCGCAGGCCATGGCGGACCTCGAGCGCGCGACCGCCGACCTGGAGATCGGGCTGTTCGTCTACAACGCCGGCGGCGATGACAGCAGTGCCGCATTCCTCGACAAGGACCTGCACACCCATCTGAACCTGGTACACCGCAACTGCGCGAGCGTGCTCGAAGCGGCCTACCGGTTCGGCGCCCCGATGGTGGCGCGCGGACGAGGCGCGATGGTGCTCGTCACCTCGGGCGCGGCCTGGGCTGGTGGCGCCATGCTCGCCGCATACGGTGCGACCAAGGCTTTCGATCTCATCCTGGCCGAGGGCCTGTGGGCGGAATGGCATACCAGCGGCGTCGAGGTCCTCGGGCTCGTGCTCGGCGCGACCGACACCCCGTCCATGCACCGCGTCCTCGACCCTGTCGGCGGACACGCCGGTGACCTCGCCGATCCCGACGACGTCGCGCGCGAGGCACTCGACCACCTCGCCGACGGGCCCACCTGGATCTTCGGCCAGAAGACCGCGACAAGTGGTTCACCGTTCGGCGCGATGAGTCGGCGTGACGCCGTACTCATGATGAGTCGCGGCAAAGCCGGCCGAGCCACCACGAGCTGA
- a CDS encoding MMPL family transporter, translating into MAQLTATRPNCPESDRRPGSGQLGTVGRWGALMARHRRIVLGAWLLLAIACGSAYPALHDRLSTPDYSVPGSESVTVDHLVAEHFARFGTEQDLLVFHSTQHTVDAPEFRAVIDRALGTTRATAGVAGAIGPFEGNAAAQISADRHTAFGIVGVNGETPERVEVARQLQTESAAASDSGVQVMITGFAPAQADLIEIETADMQRAEAIGLPVATAVLVLALGAVIAAALPITVTAAGIAVAVGALFGLTTFLTFDSLVLSVATMIATGTAIDYAMFIVSRYNEELTRLGVRDRRATAAVAAAVGAALDTTGRTILASGFIVMIALSALSVVGLPMLNGVAVGVVVAVIATLIAAFTLLPALLATLGPAVNRGALPVRMRPAEVRSATASSAWARWAHTVMGRPVLFGAIGVGLLLAAAAPITGIRYGVDMGLTSLADRPTGQATELVRQNFGPGLLAPIEVVATGPDNGPLSDETRSDTNRFVAELSRDPRIATVLPQQSHGRVLAVVVPKVAFDSTAATDLVADIRTRATALDGVEIRVGGTSAAFADVSHRITARFPWVIALVLTVSLAFLIVAFRSIVLALKAILLNLLATGAALGLTVAVFQHGVGESALGFHSTGFLQVYLPMLVFAVLFGLSMDYEVFLIRRMKEHWDETGDNAVAVADGLQRTARPITAAAAIMVAVFASFLTANVLELKQIGFALAVAITIDALLVRLVLVPAFMQLFGRWNWWLPRIGERTSAAACATTGT; encoded by the coding sequence ATGGCGCAGCTGACCGCAACCAGGCCCAACTGTCCGGAGTCCGACAGGCGGCCGGGCTCCGGACAGTTGGGCACCGTCGGTCGCTGGGGCGCCCTGATGGCCCGCCATCGCCGCATCGTGCTCGGCGCGTGGCTACTGCTCGCCATCGCGTGCGGATCGGCCTATCCGGCCCTGCACGATCGCCTCAGCACACCGGACTATTCGGTTCCCGGCTCCGAATCGGTGACCGTCGACCACCTGGTGGCCGAACACTTCGCGCGCTTCGGCACCGAACAGGACCTTCTCGTCTTCCATTCGACCCAGCACACCGTCGACGCACCGGAGTTCCGCGCGGTGATCGATCGGGCACTCGGCACAACCCGGGCCACCGCGGGCGTCGCGGGGGCGATCGGCCCGTTCGAAGGCAATGCGGCGGCCCAGATCTCGGCCGACCGGCATACCGCCTTCGGCATCGTGGGCGTGAACGGCGAGACACCGGAGCGCGTCGAGGTCGCCCGGCAACTACAGACCGAGTCGGCAGCCGCATCCGACTCCGGCGTCCAGGTGATGATCACCGGATTCGCCCCGGCGCAAGCAGATCTCATCGAGATCGAAACCGCCGATATGCAGCGCGCCGAAGCCATCGGCCTGCCGGTGGCGACCGCGGTGCTGGTGCTCGCCCTCGGCGCGGTGATCGCGGCCGCCCTGCCCATCACGGTCACCGCCGCGGGCATCGCGGTCGCCGTCGGCGCGCTCTTCGGCCTGACCACCTTTCTCACCTTCGACTCGCTGGTGCTTTCGGTGGCCACCATGATCGCCACCGGCACCGCGATCGACTACGCGATGTTCATCGTCAGCCGATACAACGAGGAACTGACCCGGCTCGGCGTACGCGACCGACGCGCGACCGCGGCCGTCGCGGCGGCCGTCGGCGCGGCGCTCGATACGACCGGCCGCACCATCCTGGCCTCGGGATTCATCGTGATGATCGCGCTGTCCGCACTCTCGGTGGTCGGGCTGCCGATGCTCAACGGGGTCGCGGTCGGCGTGGTCGTCGCGGTCATCGCCACGCTGATCGCGGCCTTCACGCTGTTGCCCGCGTTGCTGGCGACACTGGGGCCAGCGGTCAATCGCGGTGCGCTGCCGGTCCGAATGCGACCCGCCGAGGTCCGGTCCGCGACGGCATCGAGTGCGTGGGCCCGGTGGGCGCACACCGTGATGGGACGCCCCGTGCTCTTCGGCGCTATCGGTGTCGGGCTGCTCCTGGCCGCGGCGGCCCCGATCACCGGCATCCGCTACGGCGTCGATATGGGTCTCACCTCGCTGGCGGATCGACCGACCGGGCAGGCGACCGAACTCGTCCGGCAGAACTTCGGGCCCGGCCTGCTCGCACCGATCGAGGTGGTCGCCACCGGCCCGGACAATGGGCCGCTCAGCGACGAAACCCGTTCCGACACCAATCGATTCGTCGCCGAACTGTCCCGCGATCCGCGCATCGCCACGGTGCTGCCGCAGCAGTCGCACGGCAGGGTCCTCGCCGTCGTGGTCCCCAAGGTTGCCTTCGATTCGACCGCCGCGACCGATCTCGTCGCCGACATCCGCACTCGCGCAACGGCTCTCGATGGCGTCGAGATCCGGGTCGGCGGCACCTCGGCAGCGTTCGCCGATGTGTCGCACCGGATCACCGCTCGCTTTCCCTGGGTGATCGCACTCGTACTGACGGTGTCGCTGGCATTCCTGATCGTCGCCTTCCGCAGTATCGTGTTGGCGCTCAAGGCGATTCTGCTGAACCTGCTCGCCACGGGCGCCGCGCTCGGCCTGACCGTCGCGGTATTCCAGCACGGGGTCGGCGAATCCGCGCTCGGCTTTCACAGCACCGGATTCCTACAGGTGTATCTGCCGATGCTGGTGTTCGCGGTGCTGTTCGGCCTGTCCATGGATTACGAGGTCTTCTTGATCCGGCGAATGAAGGAACACTGGGACGAAACCGGCGACAACGCCGTCGCCGTCGCGGATGGGCTGCAGCGCACAGCGCGGCCGATCACCGCGGCGGCCGCCATCATGGTCGCGGTGTTCGCGAGCTTCCTGACCGCGAATGTGTTGGAGCTGAAGCAGATCGGGTTCGCCCTGGCCGTGGCGATCACCATTGACGCGCTGCTGGTTCGGCTGGTGCTGGTACCCGCGTTCATGCAGCTGTTCGGCCGGTGGAACTGGTGGCTGCCGCGGATCGGCGAGCGCACCAGTGCCGCGGCCTGCGCGACTACCGGAACATGA
- a CDS encoding DUF402 domain-containing protein: MTQAPSVDVHRPKVEYFNIADLTNTDPKGFVRPVERYRTEPWGLYMARTSDHPQFHYIESWLLPGLSIRVTVFHYHPAHRRDQDYYVDLGEFTQVEPKRWKSVDHYLDIVVRSERETELLDVDELLAAHAAGLIGLAEAQAAIEHAAIAIDGIATNGYSLDRWLATLDITLTWL; encoded by the coding sequence ATGACACAGGCACCATCAGTGGACGTGCACAGGCCGAAGGTCGAATACTTCAACATCGCCGACCTGACCAACACGGACCCGAAGGGCTTCGTCCGGCCGGTCGAGCGCTACCGCACCGAACCGTGGGGCCTGTACATGGCGCGCACCTCGGATCACCCACAGTTCCACTACATCGAATCGTGGCTGCTGCCCGGACTTTCCATTCGGGTGACGGTCTTCCACTATCACCCCGCACACCGACGCGATCAGGACTACTACGTCGACCTCGGCGAGTTCACCCAGGTGGAGCCGAAGAGGTGGAAGTCGGTGGACCACTACCTCGATATCGTGGTGCGCTCGGAGCGCGAGACCGAATTACTCGATGTGGACGAACTGCTCGCCGCGCACGCCGCCGGCCTGATCGGCCTCGCCGAGGCCCAGGCCGCCATCGAACACGCGGCCATCGCCATCGACGGCATCGCTACCAACGGCTACTCGCTGGATCGCTGGCTCGCCACCCTCGACATCACGCTGACCTGGCTCTGA
- a CDS encoding AEC family transporter has translation MLLIDIVTTAAKLTPVALVFGGGAVFARRKIIGAESSKAFSDFAFLFAIPCYLFGSLYASDLRQVFDPAAIAAYLVTALVGMVLVGIGARRLIGADVPGTALRIMAGVQVNTTYFAIPVFVLLFGDAAPIFPTILLQVCVLTVIIIAIMEYGAAQAVPDRPTRAAVTRGVLAALGTPIVIACYLGVAANVANVPVPGWIRDALAFSGNAAAPVALFALGLHLGANGIRLRGTTRDEYALIGFKCVALPLLGLAISKYLFGIHGPWLTYLVLIAAMPAPQNLFIFAQRYDTDVDLAAAVVAKTSLIALVLLPAWLLIAR, from the coding sequence GTGCTGTTGATCGACATTGTCACCACGGCGGCGAAGTTGACGCCGGTCGCGCTGGTCTTCGGTGGTGGAGCCGTATTCGCCCGGCGCAAGATCATCGGGGCGGAGAGTTCGAAGGCGTTCTCCGACTTCGCCTTTCTGTTCGCGATTCCGTGTTATCTGTTCGGTTCGCTGTATGCGAGCGATCTGCGTCAGGTGTTCGACCCTGCCGCGATCGCTGCTTATCTGGTGACCGCGCTGGTGGGGATGGTGCTGGTCGGCATCGGCGCGCGGCGGTTGATCGGGGCTGATGTCCCGGGCACCGCGCTGCGGATCATGGCCGGGGTGCAGGTCAACACGACCTATTTCGCCATCCCGGTTTTCGTCCTGCTGTTCGGCGATGCCGCGCCGATCTTTCCGACGATCCTGCTGCAGGTCTGCGTGCTCACGGTGATCATCATCGCGATCATGGAGTACGGTGCCGCGCAAGCGGTTCCAGATCGACCGACGCGTGCCGCCGTGACGCGGGGTGTGCTGGCCGCGCTGGGTACACCGATCGTTATCGCCTGCTACCTCGGTGTCGCGGCCAATGTGGCGAATGTACCCGTGCCCGGGTGGATCCGTGATGCTCTGGCATTCAGTGGAAATGCCGCCGCGCCTGTGGCGTTGTTCGCGCTAGGGCTGCACTTGGGGGCGAACGGGATCCGCCTGCGTGGCACAACCCGCGACGAATACGCGCTGATCGGCTTCAAGTGCGTCGCGCTCCCACTGCTCGGTCTGGCAATCTCGAAGTATCTCTTCGGTATTCACGGTCCCTGGCTGACCTACCTGGTGCTGATCGCCGCCATGCCCGCACCGCAGAACCTGTTCATCTTCGCCCAGCGCTACGACACCGATGTCGATCTCGCGGCGGCGGTGGTCGCCAAGACCTCCCTCATCGCCTTGGTCCTGCTGCCCGCCTGGCTCCTGATCGCTCGCTAG
- a CDS encoding SPFH domain-containing protein yields MGSNPGKNDYLDQVVAQQAALEGDLRSRKPVAAPAPPAFAGAPAAPGGPAQRGAIAKRAERVGPTSQGSGPGPVEVRVTGFWRWQTVLVPPNAFVVHTRRGRGEPLHIGLGVSFRFNPATDSYLVVPGAMQTILINAYCICSELQGVLVQGYVQWIIEDFGTAYRKLDFSDAEDPMRLVNIQLREQAEAAIKDKVSTMGVRDVLSDKQPIIEELTARLRAVAEGSADRSSAADSHRGLGLRIVTVQIKEAVVSSSTLWENLQKPYRSEQNQIARLAELAAQEVLSARETEANRVAEERRIENERELAELRARHEAARFDRETAEQLRRTTREHDDERAVADLAKETALHALRLEREQHAEQAENLRRKLELRQLELDGEIAVGARRSQAAHDDALLDLERDRIRIENTNQRSAAATQAQLVDSLPQIVAQLPTPAELKTYQLGGDLSGLSALIGQLTRVLEAWSGRPVTEASRPGLDE; encoded by the coding sequence ATGGGGAGCAATCCGGGTAAGAACGATTATCTCGACCAAGTGGTGGCACAGCAGGCGGCGCTGGAAGGCGACCTGCGTTCGCGCAAGCCGGTCGCCGCACCGGCGCCGCCGGCATTCGCCGGAGCACCGGCGGCACCGGGCGGCCCGGCGCAGCGCGGTGCGATCGCCAAACGGGCCGAGCGGGTCGGGCCGACGTCGCAGGGCAGCGGCCCGGGTCCGGTGGAGGTCCGGGTCACCGGATTCTGGCGGTGGCAAACGGTGTTGGTGCCGCCCAACGCGTTCGTCGTGCACACCCGCCGCGGCCGCGGCGAACCGCTGCACATCGGGCTCGGCGTGTCCTTTCGCTTCAACCCGGCGACCGACTCGTATCTCGTTGTGCCGGGTGCGATGCAGACGATCCTGATCAACGCCTACTGCATCTGCAGCGAGTTGCAGGGCGTGCTGGTGCAGGGCTACGTGCAGTGGATCATCGAGGATTTCGGCACCGCCTACCGCAAACTGGACTTCTCCGATGCCGAAGATCCCATGCGGCTGGTCAATATTCAGCTGCGCGAACAGGCCGAGGCGGCCATCAAGGACAAGGTCTCCACGATGGGTGTACGCGATGTGCTCAGCGATAAGCAGCCGATCATCGAGGAGTTGACCGCGCGCCTGCGGGCGGTGGCCGAGGGCAGCGCCGATCGGAGTTCTGCTGCGGACAGCCACCGTGGGCTCGGTTTGCGCATCGTCACCGTGCAGATCAAGGAGGCGGTGGTCAGCTCGTCGACGCTGTGGGAGAACCTGCAGAAGCCCTACCGCAGTGAGCAGAACCAGATCGCCCGCCTCGCGGAACTCGCCGCGCAAGAGGTGCTTTCGGCCCGCGAGACCGAGGCGAATCGGGTCGCCGAGGAACGCCGGATCGAGAACGAGCGCGAACTGGCGGAACTGCGCGCCCGCCACGAGGCCGCGCGATTCGATCGGGAGACCGCGGAACAATTGCGGCGCACCACCCGCGAACACGACGATGAGCGCGCGGTCGCCGATCTCGCCAAGGAGACCGCGCTGCACGCGCTGCGGCTCGAACGCGAGCAGCATGCCGAACAGGCCGAAAACCTGCGCAGGAAGCTGGAATTGCGGCAGCTCGAACTCGACGGTGAGATCGCCGTCGGGGCGCGGCGATCGCAAGCGGCACATGATGACGCGCTACTGGATCTGGAGCGTGATCGGATTCGGATCGAGAACACCAATCAGCGCTCGGCGGCGGCCACCCAAGCACAGCTGGTCGATTCGCTGCCGCAGATCGTCGCGCAGTTGCCGACGCCCGCCGAGCTGAAGACCTATCAGTTGGGCGGTGACCTGTCCGGGCTGTCCGCGCTGATCGGTCAATTGACGCGCGTGCTCGAAGCCTGGTCGGGACGGCCCGTCACCGAGGCGAGCAGGCCCGGACTCGACGAGTAG
- a CDS encoding nuclear transport factor 2 family protein: MKETDELRAMVHTLAARVQVLEDQLEIMQLVAQYGPAVDSGAGAAAAALWTDDGAFDAVPQLQMRGRDDITAMVHGDGHQSLIRDGCGHVLTVPHVVLDGDQATGRSYALNIRWDADAGRFWVARVSANTWRWIRTPQGWRITERINANLDGTAEHRDMLAPDAEQVAPKSKEVAQ; encoded by the coding sequence ATGAAGGAAACCGACGAACTTCGCGCCATGGTCCACACTTTGGCGGCCCGGGTCCAAGTACTCGAGGACCAGCTCGAGATCATGCAGCTCGTCGCCCAGTACGGGCCCGCTGTGGACAGTGGCGCGGGCGCCGCCGCGGCCGCGCTATGGACGGATGACGGCGCCTTCGACGCCGTTCCCCAGCTACAGATGCGCGGCCGCGACGACATCACCGCGATGGTCCACGGCGACGGCCACCAGAGCCTGATCCGCGACGGCTGCGGGCACGTGCTGACCGTGCCGCACGTCGTACTCGACGGCGACCAGGCGACCGGCCGCAGCTATGCGCTCAACATCCGCTGGGACGCCGACGCCGGGCGCTTCTGGGTTGCCCGAGTCTCGGCGAACACCTGGCGCTGGATACGCACACCGCAGGGCTGGCGCATCACCGAACGGATCAACGCCAATCTCGACGGCACCGCCGAACACCGTGACATGTTGGCCCCGGACGCCGAACAGGTCGCACCGAAATCAAAGGAAGTCGCACAATGA